A portion of the Chelatococcus sp. HY11 genome contains these proteins:
- a CDS encoding cyclopropane-fatty-acyl-phospholipid synthase family protein — MDALVFKSLRRLIKTGSLTITTANGIARTFGDGCGFAVAIRFRSATAQRRVLLDPELHLGEAFVDGDLLVEQGTITQLLELLLSQDRTGAPPIATKMLSGLRFALRRLAQKNDRKRSRRNVAHHYDLSGKLYKIFLDSDMQYSCAYFENADMSLEEAQQAKKRHIAAKLRARHNARILDIGCGWGGLALYLADTFNARVTGITLSAEQLEFAKARAAAALDPGRLDFRSQDYRDVTERFDRIVSVGMFEHVGVNNYDAFFRKCRDLLDEDGVLLLHSIGRSDAPGYTNPWIAKYIFPGGYIPALSEVLPAIERAGLVVTDIEILRLHYAETLRHWRERFLARRTEVVDLFDERFARLWEYYLGVSELAFRYQGMMVFQIQIARRQNAVPLTRNYIQQEEHRLQGVMIDQPECERIEEAAFAAVS, encoded by the coding sequence ATGGATGCCCTTGTTTTCAAATCTCTTCGTCGTCTTATCAAAACCGGAAGTCTCACGATAACGACAGCCAATGGTATCGCCCGAACATTCGGTGACGGCTGCGGCTTCGCGGTTGCGATACGGTTCAGATCTGCCACGGCGCAGCGACGGGTCCTGCTCGATCCGGAACTGCACCTTGGCGAGGCCTTCGTCGACGGCGACCTCCTTGTCGAGCAGGGCACCATCACGCAGCTGCTCGAGTTGCTCTTGTCCCAGGATCGCACCGGCGCCCCGCCGATCGCGACAAAAATGCTGTCCGGCCTGCGCTTCGCCCTTCGGCGGCTGGCGCAAAAAAACGACCGCAAGCGATCCAGGCGAAACGTCGCCCATCACTATGACCTCAGCGGGAAGCTTTACAAAATCTTTCTCGACAGCGACATGCAATATAGTTGCGCCTACTTCGAAAACGCAGACATGTCCCTGGAAGAGGCGCAGCAGGCCAAGAAGCGCCATATCGCAGCAAAGCTGCGAGCCCGTCACAATGCGCGCATTCTTGACATTGGCTGCGGCTGGGGAGGTTTGGCACTCTACCTCGCTGACACGTTCAACGCCCGCGTCACCGGAATCACCCTCTCGGCCGAGCAGCTCGAATTCGCCAAGGCCCGCGCCGCTGCTGCTCTAGATCCGGGACGTCTCGACTTTCGGTCGCAGGACTACAGGGACGTGACCGAACGCTTCGATCGCATCGTCTCCGTGGGCATGTTCGAACATGTCGGCGTGAACAACTATGACGCCTTCTTCCGAAAATGCCGCGATTTGCTGGATGAGGATGGCGTGCTTCTGCTTCACTCGATCGGCCGCTCTGATGCGCCGGGCTACACCAACCCCTGGATCGCGAAGTATATCTTTCCAGGTGGATACATCCCGGCGCTTTCCGAGGTGCTGCCGGCGATCGAGCGGGCGGGCCTCGTCGTCACCGACATTGAAATCCTCCGCCTGCATTATGCGGAAACGCTCAGACACTGGCGCGAGCGATTTCTCGCCCGCCGCACTGAAGTGGTCGACCTGTTTGATGAGCGCTTCGCCCGCTTGTGGGAGTATTATCTCGGCGTCTCCGAACTCGCCTTTCGCTATCAAGGCATGATGGTGTTCCAGATACAGATCGCCAGACGGCAGAACGCCGTACCGCTCACCCGCAACTATATTCAGCAGGAAGAACACCGCTTGCAGGGCGTCATGATCGACCAGCCGGAATGCGAACGGATAGAGGAGGCCGCCTTCGCGGCGGTCAGCTGA